The genome window GGAGGGCAGATTTGTTTTCTCATTTCAGAAAACACTAAGATCATATGAGACTTTCGTTACCTGCTCGAATGCACCAACTTGAATAGTACAAGTCAACACGTTTAGGTTTTTCACGCCTTGGCACAGCAGAGGAGGGTACTCCCTGAAACAAGTGACGTCACACCATTAGGTTAGCATCCTGAATTAATAACCTTAGAAAACAGAACTGTTGTACATGATGGGCGATATCGGCAAATTTATTCCAAAACTAAACACAACCAGCTCAAAACAAACACTTGCAACAGCTACTAATACGTACATTCCGGAGTATAACTCGAAACTAGGTTCTTGTAGGACTCTCAACTTATTAGCATACGGAAGGAATTAAAATTGCTTTAGATACGAACTCAGTACAATAAACCGACCAGTAGCCTCAAATGTCCAAATCCCTAAATTATATACCAACAAAATATTTCGAGTTGGAAATTACTAAATTTGCATTCACCGGAAAGCTACATATAGCTTAGCAATTCAACTATTCACAGCTTCAATCTTTAGCATACCAAATTTAACCAAAACTAGTGCATTAACTGTCATTATTTCACACAAGACATCCAGCCTTGTCAagaaaaaacaatgaaatttagATCCTAAAGGAATCCTTTTGACATTAATTTTCTTCTGCAAAACAGGTTACAGCAGCTTGTCTATGTGACTAGACTAGATAGTGCATTCATCTGAGAGGTTATATATATAGCTACATCTTCACAGTTTACATACCTTTGTTACGCAGTAGTATGTCCGTCCCGATTCCCAAATGCGACGGCCGATCAAGTACTCTCTGTCGCTACAAAAGAATGGGAACTGTGTCCGAAACAAAGAAACAACATAAGTAATAAGCCAATGCAGCAACTGAACTCATGAATCAAAGGACAAAACAAAGTATCATGTTCTCACCTTGCGCACCCAGTGCACCAACATGGTTCCGGTGGTTGGACATTCTTCCAAAGTAGAAGCATGTACAAGCATGTCATCCCACTTTGCTCGAAACTCATCATCCCAGAAGAAATCCCTCAGCAACTCAGGTGTACAATCCTCATATATAGTACTACTGCGGTATTGTGGAGGTCCAGTCTAAAATACACAGGTGAAATCCAATTAGTTCAACTCGCCAACATAATACATACAAGCAAAACAAGACTGTGTCTCCGAGGACCTCGGTTATCCATTGAAACGAAAGGTAAAGACAACTACCTCGGGGTCTCTTCGCCAAGCTTGACAGCGCATGGCTGCGGTAGACCGATCCATCATATGGATCCAAGCAGGCCCTCCATCTTTCTCCTCAACAAGTTGACATATGTGCTGTAAATCctcattgttcacataaccgGAACTTTCTCTTTCAATCTTTGAGGTGCTGCCATATCACAACATTTATATTCATTAAGCTAAGCTTAAGCCCTTATGTCTTACAAGTTAAACTGACCCAAATCCCCAATTTAACAGAACAAACACTAATCAAAGTTGTGAAATTGAACACATTAAACACCAAAACATGCAAAATTAAAGCAAACCCAACTTGTGAAATTAGTCAAAATACTCAAGAAAGTCAACACACCTGAAATCCGGATTGGTGGTAGGTGGCAAAGAAAGCGCGTCTTCCGGATTCCTATCGTCGGCAGGCCATGGAATGCAACTGGGCAGCTGAAACTTCAAAGAGCTCAGACCCGGAATCGAACCGAAACACGTGGACGAACTCTGCGAGGACGAGGACGAGGATTCTTTTTGTTTGGAGATTGGGCAATCCAACAGGTCTCGGCCAACCAAGCTCGCCCATTTGGGCTTCCACGCCCACCCAACAAAAACCCCGACAATCACACCAATCCACAGAGGGGTTATGAACATCATCAGCTCCCCCAGCACCTCCACAATCGTGGGTCGTCTCAGAATCTCCAGAAAAGCCGACGGCAACGCCATCGTCGGGCAGAAaagcaaaaacccagaaaaacccacaagcgaaaaaaaagagaaaaacccTTGATTGAATCGGATACTGGTATGCAATAAGCACAGCGATTGCTCGAGGGTTTCAGAGATGAAGGAGATAAGAAGATAGCAAAACCCCAATACCCAACAGAGAGAGGGGGAATATTAATTACTTATTAGATATATAAAtacagagaaagaaaaaaaattaaaaaagggagaggaggaggaggaggaagcagaGAATGATGAGATTTAGATATGGTTTATTtgcacacagagagagagagagagagagagagagagagagagagagagagagagagaggaggaagaagaagacagaGGAAAGCTGAGAGCTTTGGATAAGATTTCTGAGATAAGCGGTAGAGAGATGCGTTAGGAGGATTTCCACAGGTTCACGGAGGAGGGACTTTGTTGTTTTCTGGTGCTGCTCTTGCTAGTATTGGCCAATACCTTCAACCGAAATGTTcaatttctatttattttttattaattataatttaataaaaaaaagatgagaAAAAGTGAGTGAGTTGTTGAGTGAATCTGAATTTTCTGAGAAATTCTTAGGAATCCGTGCGTATGtgtaaattttattaattatggATTTTGGGGACGATGATTGAAGAGGCCAAAGCCTgtccatgtatatatataccatgGGTGGTTAGGCTCTATGTATTGTCTCCCCGCGTTTTCTCgttttctctttttctcgttTTCCACGTTCTGACTTGGATTTTTACacatttcctctctctctctctctctctctctctctaaactatGTAAAATGTTGGCCAAGAGAAAACATGTGTGATATGATTGTTtttgggatgtgctatccacacacttctttttacttctcacacgttccttattaatttatatcatttaatcttcttcaattcacccGATCCAACAGTCGAAACTTAGAAGGATGTGTGataagtaaaaaggggtgtgtggatatcacaccccttgttTTTACTATTCAAAAATGCCATGAGAACTGGAAGAGAATTTTCTCCGGATTTACTTTGTGGAGATCCTTAGAAACTGAAAGAGGATTCTCTATGGATTCAatttgtggggatcctagggatttCTACATCataaccgttcatcgtacattgtgtggtcagttttcgtcagatactatttgtgtttacttttaaataaaaaaaaaagtcaaatgatttctgaccgcacgatacacGATGAATGGCTAAGATGCGTGGATCCTTAGGATCCCCACAAAatggatccggatgggatccaattcCATGGGAACTCTCAAAGTTTAACTCTTTATAAATTCTCTGTCACCTCATAATTTAAGATCATTTTTTataccaacattataaaatattgtgtcaaAAACATGAAATGATAGAGAGTCCCATTTTTGAAATATTCTTTTAGCATTTCTTTTTCGTTTTTACTAAATTCATCTAGATTATAAAGTTATAAACCCGTACTTAGGAGCAGAGTGTGGTGGGTGCATGACTAACCAATTTGAACTTTAGTACAAAATAGGGTGCATATTGTTCTAATTAGTTATTTTTTAGTCTACTATGTTTTAAAGTTTTAGGGTTGGAAACTTGATACGATGATAATCCTACGGTacttaggctcttattttgtcCGGTTGACGAATAGATTAATTGATTTCCATCTTGAATTCTATTGGGCGATAATCTTAGGTACCAGTTTCTGTTTCTGCCGGTTGTAATTATCATCTTAAACTTAAGATATATCACCACCCCATACCTCACATTAATTATCTTATCTTGATATATTGTATTACAAGGTTATATACACTCTATCTACTATTTAATCAAAACTATAAATGTAGGCGAAATGCAAAACATCGATAAATTCTAACTAATAGATTGATTAGGTTTCATTCAAGACCCATTTTGGATGATTATTGTATCGGTTGTTGGTCCGAACTAGTTAATATTTGATGAACTCTTTCTCCTAGTACggttagtgatttttttttttttttttgtaagtgaGATATTTTAAGTTCGGATCTTGCAAATAACGAATTCAATACCAATAGCAGTAATGTGACTATATCGTTATATCACAAAAAATTCCTATCATTGAGGTTtaataataaaacaaacatGAGAACTTTATGACTAGCAATTTTGGATGGTTCAACACCGTTGGATGTCAAATGAAGCAGCATTCCAGCATTTGACTGATCATGCGCATATTCTTTCATTGGCGGCTTAATGTTGCAACTTAAGACCAGCAATTTAGAATTGACCTAATTCTTAATTAAGATGGTATGATGGTCAGATAAGATATATACGATACAATTATACTACTACAATGATATCTCGTGCTAAtaatatattgatttttttcacATTGCCGTTTTTTCATTAACAAAAATCACCACAGTGATGTACCCCTACTGTATAAGTTGCTCATCACATGCTTCAACAAAACAATGGTGGAAGTAGGGCAATTGCTCCAAAAGCCTCCGAGGCATATATATACTCATCATTGGCTATAGATTGAGCGAATGAAGGTTAAGATGGTCAAATCATATACCATAATATTTGGTCAAGTTCAATGGAGGATTTCAACAATTTGGCCTAAGCGTATTACAATTGCATAAAACACAACGGGGTTGTTTTCCATAATAATTACGAGACGTAATGTATATTGCATGGTCTGCCCCCAAAGTTGCTTCCTTGTACGCTTGGCCGAACTCCTTGACCCTTTCGCACGGACatgcaaattatatatatgATGTCATGTTTACTGGTTTCTTTGTCAattaagtggaattcaacaaggcAAAATCAAACCTTAATCTAGTCAAATTATAAAAACCACAAAGTTAGGAGTTAATAATTAAGCATGTGAACAGGTTGTAGCTAGCTAGGTCTTGGTCAATTCGGAAGATTAATTTTCCTTAATCAACAAATCCGCTGAATGAGCATACTATACAGACCTAACATGTAAATAACTGCTCTCGTAAGTGTGCAAGCGACGCGTAGGTTTAGCACCACCGAACGCCTTGCGATGTGACTCTAACGGAGACATTGAGTGAGAAGAACGAGCACCTTCCCCACTAGGCCGCAACATTGGGCGACTAGTGCTTGAAATGATTGCTTGAAAGAAACCAGTTGATGCCAGAATAATACAATATCGCAGGGAAACCGACCATATAATGGTTGAAATACTTGCATGCTTTCGTCGTGTAAATTATTTCATATACTTCAAGCTCTGTAGTGCGTCACCTTCTAATTTGACCTCCGAccttatacacacacacacacacacacacacatacacatatacatatatagctAGCTGCATGAGCTACATGCATGATGGTTATGTTTGAAGAATAGATGAGTCTTAACTTTATCAGGCTTTCCACATGCAAACGTTTTCTAGTCAATTATTACAATTATTTTCATATATGGACGGACCATAAagtaggggtgtgctatccacacacccctttttacttctcacacacctcttgttaatttcagtccgttgatcttcttcaattcatccgatccgacggccaaaaatcaaaaaggtgtgagagaagtaaaaaggggtgtgtggactCTTCAGTTATCTTCGTAGAGTAACTAATATACTTAATTATGGACCAAAACTTTGATGATATTATCAATAAATTAACGTACATATGTTACACGATGAGTAGATTATGTCCCTTAGATTGATTGCTttgttttctattaaaattataatacaATAAGCCGGACGGATGTGGGATATGGAAAGTAATGGTCTCTATTGAGAGTATGAATCTCACATCACAAAGTGATGACTAATGATATTTTCTACGCCTCCTTGTAGTGTGGGATACAATAAATGTtttaattgttagatcttcgtttaaattaaaatatagcAATTCTAAAGTCTGAAGTATCATATATTCCTCTGGACCATATAATTTTTTGTGACTAGCTATAAGCCTATAACACACAAAAAAAGTTTATAGATTTACCATgaggaaacaaaataaataacgcAACTAATGGACACTTGCAAgtttctcaaattcttgagaCAAAAAGAGGAATTTGTAACTTGAACGGACATGATTATATCCATAACTAACTCCACGTCcatttttttgaagaaaatctTCTATCAATCTTCTATTAGGACTATCTGTGTATACAGTAGCACATTCACATGAGATCGGCCTTCCTGCATATCGGTCCCATATCGAGAGACTACCTCATGTGAGTGTGCAGCCGTCCAAAAGGTTTTCTCCATCGACCCCATTACTTGAAAAGTTAAAGAGTTTTTAACCGCCTATGATGTTGAATCCAGAATTAGGCCACCTTATACTTCTTCAAGAATTGACATCCTTGAGGAGGATGCCTATGTCACTGGGCCTAGACGGTGAATGATGAATTTCTACATCACTGTACAGTTCATATGATTTTGGAAAATCCCATCAGATGTGCTCACTTCACCTATCAAATATTGCATTTCGGCTGCACCACCGATCATGTCAATTCCTCAAATAGTTGATTACAAATTTGAACAAATGATTAAGGGCATGGACGGAGCTAATGAAGGCTCACTGGGGGCAGATGCCCCCACTCAAGTAATTCGTTTGTTTAGTTACAGactacaattatataatatacacgggttatctttgaagaaaatatatgtatttaatatcTAACATACATTCATTCTACTACTATACTCCATATCAAATACTATATGAGCAATAGTGCACTTTTCTTTGTCATTTAAACCGAAAAAACCCTCTCCCGTCTATCATGTacttatatttttctcatcactttgCCACTTTCCACTACTATATTGAAATTTGTGTAACATTGGAATTGTGATACATCATCATTTGAAACCATCATTAATATCATATTGCATATAACCATACTATAATAAGGTTTTCTTAGTTGTTTTCGGCCCCACTAGAAAATTTTTTTGGCTCCGTCCCTGAttaagggatgtgctatccacacactccttATTAATTTcgatcatttgatcttcttcattttATCCAATCCGACTATGAAAAATTAGAAATGTacgagagaagtaaaaaagaattTGTTGATAGCACACCTCATGATTAAATGAGTAACAAATTATATACATAGTCATGGTTTATTAATACAATAAGACTATTTCGATACACAAAACTAGAACTCTGCAAGTACTGAATTGTCATTGTGGttatgatatttctcttcaacaCGTCTCATGTTCAAAACCCTCCTAGTGTAGATTAATTTTGAATATTGTCGTAATAAAAGACACCGACACTTTCAATACAAGTAAACCTCTCACACAATGTCAAAGTGTACCGGTTTTGGGTGTTGTACACTAGGTAATATGTTGTGGAATTTTAGTCTAAATTGATATTCCAACAACCTAATGTTAGGTTTATCTGTGATAAGACGACGTTGCCCCACGAGGGAACACACAAAAGGATGAAAAATGCTTGTTAGCGTGGAGGGTTTGAAATGTCATCTCATCTCAGCTCTTTCGATTTGACTAGTTACCAAAATAGAGAGGCACAAAGTTAGGCAGGATGCACGAAGCCTGTTGGGACCTGCTTGAAAGAATTCATCATGAGAGAAATATTGTCCAAAAAGAAAGAACTTATCAGAAGCGTACTAGCTCTGTAAATGGTAAAGTTAACACTTCCAACCCAACTGCAGCACATCCAATAATTGTTTTAGACTCAGGGGAGAAATTATGTCACCAAGACAAAATTCTAAATTCTAATGGCACAGTTATTCAATGAGTGCAATGTTAGCGGTTCATAATTTGAAGATAAAAAGTTAATATTGTGACAGGAGGTTCTTGTAAGTGTAATAATCCGTAATAAGTAAATACTAAAGAAAGGCTATGGAGTGGTGGTGCCACTAAGATCTTGTTTTTGTTACAATATAGATTTTCCTTGTTAGCtcattttgaatgcaaaaatctaAATTTTAAGCTCGTATTTTTGTATTTGGGTCTAAAAGTGGAGAATGACTTACATGAACAAGTTCAATGTCAAGTGACGTCTTGATCTATTGAAACAATGATGTGTAAATTTTTCTCtccattaatttttattattaaaccAAAATACTACAATAGCGTAAATCATTTTACGTAAGTTACGCTCTTCTAATAATTTCTTACAAGTTCTTTTTTTTGCTCAAATCGCAGTGACCCAAACATGATAACATTGGAGATCTCTTTGACCTAAACTCATTCATTTCACATAGCAACACATTTTCTTCCCTCTTTGCTTTAGGGCCCACAATTTGATTTCATTAATTAAAAGCAATCTCAAATCTAGATTCGGTACCTTGTAGGATGAAGCTTACATTTATTTTTGGATCGTCCAAAAAAAGCTTATATTTGGATCTGACTTTACCTTTTGTGCTCCAACCTCAAATAAATTAAGAACAACTTACGTGGAACAAGATTATTGACATTTTAGGGTCTTAATTGGAGTGTTAAATCAAAGAAAGCAACTTACGTGAAACAAAATCATGGTAATTTTGGGATCTTAATTCAATAATATTTGTTATATACTCAATGCGTTATTGACCAGAATGCAACACGACAATGAACATATTCCATATAAGTCCTCCCAACCAAGGTGTCataaaaaatggaaagaaaataaaaacccaacttGCCAACTAGTTTCCATCCAAAGAGCATCAAACTTGGAAAGAAAGGATTTTGTCCATATTCTCTGACTCGAGATTCTCTGTG of Malus sylvestris chromosome 6, drMalSylv7.2, whole genome shotgun sequence contains these proteins:
- the LOC126626429 gene encoding uncharacterized protein LOC126626429, producing the protein MALPSAFLEILRRPTIVEVLGELMMFITPLWIGVIVGVFVGWAWKPKWASLVGRDLLDCPISKQKESSSSSSQSSSTCFGSIPGLSSLKFQLPSCIPWPADDRNPEDALSLPPTTNPDFSTSKIERESSGYVNNEDLQHICQLVEEKDGGPAWIHMMDRSTAAMRCQAWRRDPETGPPQYRSSTIYEDCTPELLRDFFWDDEFRAKWDDMLVHASTLEECPTTGTMLVHWVRKFPFFCSDREYLIGRRIWESGRTYYCVTKGVPSSAVPRREKPKRVDLYYSSWCIRAVESKRGDGQLTACEILLYHHEDMGIPWEIAKFGVRQGMWGTVKKIEPGLRAYQKERASKAPLSRCAYMAQINTKVSADYLRSVENSTSDSMAVEKSDKSDSSEKPEGKTIPKILFIGGAIALACSLDRGLLTKAVIFGVARRFAKIGRRF